One Eurosta solidaginis isolate ZX-2024a chromosome 5, ASM4086904v1, whole genome shotgun sequence DNA segment encodes these proteins:
- the LOC137254562 gene encoding uncharacterized protein, whose amino-acid sequence MDKKPKKKQTLPYRGKPLFYVLRRLPNHGVGRLIIRGSVRQEETRPTYMRIIHVDIKPVGGLKNRKKKYRDIPTINVIVEKTHLGLTIPKEHNIKNVTHLSDFLLVPIEEEEKYLKNSVVIQIPKGHYHLTSGQRHAITKLVEGGMPLIDARRLVLEKDKNGPSENSIAGGDAEAVEAPEFDEEFQDYGNNEDVNLLGSNSNSDNKRNLENGARPKERSEQQHRSSDMTNKQSSEQNVGFSLEEDPIGDFTEDELQRIHNMIINGINLDTARQMEWERKMAFENRNNLKQNRSNKNRK is encoded by the exons ATGGATAAAAAGCCCAAAAAAAAGCAAACACTTCCTTATCGTGGTAAACCATTATTCTATGTTTTGAGAAGACTTCCAAATCATGGTGTTGGTAGATTGATTATTCGAGGTTCAGTCCGGCAGGAAGAAACAAGGCCCACCTATATGCGCATTATTCATGTGGACATCAAGCCCGTAGGA GGACTAAAAAACAGAAAGAAGAAATATCGGGACATTCCAACTATAAATGTCATAGTTGAAAAAACTCATCTTGGTCTCACAATACCTAAAGAGCATAATATTAAAAATGTAACCCATTTATCTGACTTTCTCCTCGTTCCtatagaagaagaagaaaaatatttgaaaaattctgtGGTTATACAAATACCAAAAGGGCATTACCACCTTACATCGGGACAGAGGCATGCAATTACCAAGCTAGTAGAAGGGGGTATGCCACTTATAGACGCTAGACGACTGGTGCTGGAAAAAGATAAGAATGGCCCATCTGAAAATAGTATAGCTGGAGGTGACGCAGAGGCAGTTGAAGCTCCTGAATTTGATGAAGAGTTTCAAGACTATGGGAATAATGAAGATGTTAACTTACTCGGAAGTAATTCAAATAGCGATAATAAAAGGAATTTAGAAAATGGTGCGAGGCCTAAAGAAAGATCGGAACAGCAACATAGAAGCAGTGATATGACGAACAAGCAAAGCTCTGAACAAAACGTAGGATTTTCATTGGAAGAAGACCCAATCGGTGATTTTACAGAAGACGAATTGCAAAGAATCCATAATATGATAATTAATGGCATCAATTTGGATACGGCAAGGCAAATGGAATGGGAAAGGAAAATGGCTTTCGAAAATAGaaataatttaaagcaaaacCGTTCGAACAAAAATAGGAAATGA
- the LOC137252199 gene encoding protein transport protein Sec24C-like isoform X1, which translates to MLTNLAFPQCIVLSRTYYFYRDSKIRNFCVQKNPPFLIQQRQQNIWWWKIFSIFRVLSNSQLYSTMPRIMIKGGVWRNTEDEILKAAVMKYGKNQWSRIASLLHRKSAKQCKARWYEWLDPSIKKTEWSREEDEKQPPAPVTGKYQQPQQYDQAQRCLDPDQIPNPMSVIIENQKNAGGAFITNEQGLLPPLVTTKYVVEDQGNSSPHYLRSSLYCIPATADFLKTTALSSTLAVSPMARTVEGEYEPPIVNFGELGAIRCNRCKAHIQLVDAGRHFQCLMCKVTTDVSTAYFQHLGHTGQRVDKYERPELVLGT; encoded by the exons atgttgacaaatttagcttttccacaatgtatcgtgctctctcgcacctattatttttatagggatagcaaaatacgtaatttttgcgtgcaaaaaaatccgccatttctaattcagcagagacagcaaaacatttggtggtggaaaattttttcaattttcagagTTTTAAGT aattcacaattatatagcaccatgccacgaattatgataaaaggtggtgtgtggagaaacactgag gatgaaatcctcaaagcagctgtaatgaaatatggcaaaaaccagtggtcacgtattgcatcactgctgcaccgcaaatctgccaagcaatgtaaggcacgctggtacgaatggcttgatcctagcataaagaagacagaatggtcacgggaggaggatgaaaag caaccacctgcacctgttactggtaaatatcaacagccgcaacagtatgatcaagcccaacgctgtttagatcccgatcagataccAAATCCGAtgagcgttatcattgaaaatcaaaaaaacgctggtggtgcttttattactaatgaacagggtttattaccaccattggtgaccacaaaatatgtggtagaagatcagggtaactcctcgccacattaccttag gtcgtctttgtattgcatacctgcaacagctgatttcttaaaaacaacagctttgtccagtACACTtgccgtctcaccaatggcacgcacggttgagggtgaatatgagccacccattgtaaattttggtgaattgggtgcaattagatgtaatcgttgcaaggctcatattcaacttgtagatgctggtcgtcatttccaatgtctaatgtgtaaagtaacaacagatg tgtcaactgcatatttccaacatttgggccacaccggacagcgtgtcgataaatatgaacgtcctgaacttgtattgggtacatga
- the LOC137252199 gene encoding uncharacterized protein isoform X3 codes for MLTNLAFPQCIVLSRTYYFYRDSKIRNFCVQKNPPFLIQQRQQNIWWWKIFSIFRVLSNSQLYSTMPRIMIKGGVWRNTEDEILKAAVMKYGKNQWSRIASLLHRKSAKQCKARWYEWLDPSIKKTEWSREEDEKQPPAPVTGKYQQPQQYDQAQRCLDPDQIPNPMSVIIENQKNAGGAFITNEQGLLPPLVTTKYVVEDQGRLCIAYLQQLIS; via the exons atgttgacaaatttagcttttccacaatgtatcgtgctctctcgcacctattatttttatagggatagcaaaatacgtaatttttgcgtgcaaaaaaatccgccatttctaattcagcagagacagcaaaacatttggtggtggaaaattttttcaattttcagagTTTTAAGT aattcacaattatatagcaccatgccacgaattatgataaaaggtggtgtgtggagaaacactgag gatgaaatcctcaaagcagctgtaatgaaatatggcaaaaaccagtggtcacgtattgcatcactgctgcaccgcaaatctgccaagcaatgtaaggcacgctggtacgaatggcttgatcctagcataaagaagacagaatggtcacgggaggaggatgaaaag caaccacctgcacctgttactggtaaatatcaacagccgcaacagtatgatcaagcccaacgctgtttagatcccgatcagataccAAATCCGAtgagcgttatcattgaaaatcaaaaaaacgctggtggtgcttttattactaatgaacagggtttattaccaccattggtgaccacaaaatatgtggtagaagatcagg gtcgtctttgtattgcatacctgcaacagctgatttcttaa
- the LOC137252199 gene encoding protein transport protein Sec24C-like isoform X2: MPRIMIKGGVWRNTEDEILKAAVMKYGKNQWSRIASLLHRKSAKQCKARWYEWLDPSIKKTEWSREEDEKQPPAPVTGKYQQPQQYDQAQRCLDPDQIPNPMSVIIENQKNAGGAFITNEQGLLPPLVTTKYVVEDQGNSSPHYLRSSLYCIPATADFLKTTALSSTLAVSPMARTVEGEYEPPIVNFGELGAIRCNRCKAHIQLVDAGRHFQCLMCKVTTDVSTAYFQHLGHTGQRVDKYERPELVLGT, from the exons atgccacgaattatgataaaaggtggtgtgtggagaaacactgag gatgaaatcctcaaagcagctgtaatgaaatatggcaaaaaccagtggtcacgtattgcatcactgctgcaccgcaaatctgccaagcaatgtaaggcacgctggtacgaatggcttgatcctagcataaagaagacagaatggtcacgggaggaggatgaaaag caaccacctgcacctgttactggtaaatatcaacagccgcaacagtatgatcaagcccaacgctgtttagatcccgatcagataccAAATCCGAtgagcgttatcattgaaaatcaaaaaaacgctggtggtgcttttattactaatgaacagggtttattaccaccattggtgaccacaaaatatgtggtagaagatcagggtaactcctcgccacattaccttag gtcgtctttgtattgcatacctgcaacagctgatttcttaaaaacaacagctttgtccagtACACTtgccgtctcaccaatggcacgcacggttgagggtgaatatgagccacccattgtaaattttggtgaattgggtgcaattagatgtaatcgttgcaaggctcatattcaacttgtagatgctggtcgtcatttccaatgtctaatgtgtaaagtaacaacagatg tgtcaactgcatatttccaacatttgggccacaccggacagcgtgtcgataaatatgaacgtcctgaacttgtattgggtacatga